The following are encoded in a window of Chitinophagaceae bacterium genomic DNA:
- a CDS encoding family 16 glycosylhydrolase: MMKMRIAKHSTILAFLFIILLSCSKGSSGNGSGTTQTAPSNLVVTATPSTDGSGNVAFTATATNAITYIYEYGNGIIETVPGGLVTYRYTTVGNITYTVNVTAKSSSGLAISKSIQVTVNTAGGGAPTLVFSDEFNSNGAPDPTKWGYDIGTGSGGWGNNELQYYTNRPENVIVQGGVLKIIAVKENYLGSAYTSARLLSKGKYSFKYGRIEVRAKFPTGVGTWPAAWMLGDNINTVGWPACGEIDIAEHLGRDLNKIYGTLHYPGHSGGNADGNTIVIPDATTAFHTYAVEWSASTIKIYVDAQLYHTVTNSAAIPFNQNFFILMNMAMGGNFGGPVDPAFTSATYEIDYIRVYQ; encoded by the coding sequence ATGATGAAAATGAGAATAGCAAAGCACTCAACCATTTTGGCTTTCCTTTTTATTATCCTGTTAAGTTGCAGTAAAGGAAGCTCAGGTAACGGCAGCGGTACTACACAAACAGCGCCATCAAACCTGGTGGTTACGGCTACTCCAAGTACCGATGGAAGCGGTAATGTTGCTTTTACCGCTACGGCCACCAATGCCATAACCTATATCTATGAGTATGGCAATGGTATTATTGAAACGGTTCCGGGAGGCCTGGTTACGTACCGCTACACTACGGTTGGTAATATAACCTACACCGTAAATGTTACAGCAAAAAGCAGTTCAGGCCTGGCTATCAGCAAGTCGATACAGGTAACGGTGAATACGGCTGGCGGCGGCGCACCCACACTGGTATTCAGTGATGAGTTCAACTCCAATGGCGCTCCCGACCCTACTAAATGGGGGTACGATATCGGCACAGGCAGTGGTGGCTGGGGAAACAATGAATTGCAGTATTATACCAACCGGCCCGAAAATGTAATTGTACAGGGGGGTGTTTTAAAAATTATTGCGGTTAAGGAAAATTATCTTGGCAGCGCTTATACATCAGCCCGTTTATTATCAAAGGGTAAATATTCGTTTAAGTATGGCAGGATAGAGGTACGGGCTAAATTTCCCACGGGTGTGGGTACCTGGCCTGCAGCCTGGATGCTGGGCGATAATATCAACACGGTGGGCTGGCCTGCCTGCGGCGAAATTGATATTGCAGAGCATTTGGGCCGCGACCTGAATAAGATCTACGGTACCCTGCATTATCCAGGCCATTCCGGCGGCAATGCCGATGGAAATACCATCGTGATACCGGATGCCACTACGGCTTTTCATACCTATGCGGTGGAATGGTCGGCATCAACCATAAAAATATACGTGGATGCACAGTTGTACCATACGGTAACCAATTCAGCGGCCATACCATTTAATCAGAATTTTTTCATCTTAATGAATATGGCCATGGGCGGCAATTTTGGCGGACCTGTAGATCCTGCATTCACCAGTGCAACGTATGAGATAGATTATATACGGGTGTACCAGTAA
- a CDS encoding PKD domain-containing protein yields the protein MITIKKSFIAFFLLTVVFSSCKKAEYSLGDIVTPTGLAMTTVVVGADAANPFGNGTGKVDIAVTAANALTYKIDFGDGTAPQLVPTGTIQYRYGSPGTAEYNITVNAIGTAGVMSTLTKKVKVFVNFQIPATILANLTNGSSKVWQTDHDAPGHFGVGPNTEFAPIWYSATPNSREACAYDDDITFSKDANDNVKMSIDNKGASFSIGAATAFYGFAGGDGCYAINTGGLRSLIFMDATSNSTPAQSTRIQFTVPGNGIINFGTGGTTYEILSITDTQMHLRNIGIDGNSWYQKLIKK from the coding sequence ATGATAACGATTAAGAAATCATTCATTGCGTTTTTTTTGCTGACCGTAGTTTTCAGCAGCTGTAAAAAAGCAGAATATTCGCTTGGTGATATTGTAACGCCAACCGGCCTGGCCATGACCACGGTGGTTGTTGGTGCAGATGCTGCAAATCCTTTCGGTAATGGAACCGGCAAAGTAGATATTGCCGTTACGGCCGCCAATGCACTTACTTATAAAATAGATTTCGGCGATGGTACGGCACCACAGCTGGTTCCAACAGGAACCATTCAATACCGCTATGGCAGCCCCGGTACAGCCGAATATAATATCACGGTAAATGCCATTGGCACAGCAGGGGTCATGAGTACGCTTACCAAAAAGGTAAAAGTGTTTGTTAACTTCCAGATACCTGCAACGATCCTGGCAAACCTCACCAATGGTTCATCAAAAGTGTGGCAAACCGACCATGATGCTCCCGGGCATTTTGGAGTAGGGCCAAATACCGAGTTTGCTCCCATCTGGTATTCGGCCACGCCAAATTCAAGAGAAGCCTGTGCCTATGATGATGATATCACTTTTTCAAAAGACGCCAATGATAATGTAAAAATGTCGATCGATAACAAAGGTGCCTCTTTCTCCATCGGGGCTGCAACGGCATTTTATGGTTTTGCAGGCGGCGATGGTTGTTATGCCATTAATACCGGTGGTTTAAGATCACTGATCTTTATGGATGCAACATCAAATTCCACACCTGCGCAATCTACCCGGATACAATTTACTGTTCCCGGTAACGGCATTATCAATTTCGGAACCGGTGGAACCACGTACGAGATATTATCCATTACCGATACACAAATGCACCTGCGTAACATCGGCATTGACGGGAACTCCTGGTATCAAAAACTAATTAAAAAATGA